One window of the Periophthalmus magnuspinnatus isolate fPerMag1 chromosome 6, fPerMag1.2.pri, whole genome shotgun sequence genome contains the following:
- the fam169b gene encoding protein FAM169B isoform X2, whose protein sequence is MLIHFNAGGTDRERAKFQVQAMYPVDLPLVGASELTSASLQYLSALESEPAQRDWFHLPTKSKVAITAANIKQLHLFNDKPECILLTLHLPDEPQQVVALYLCGNWWHIDDVLRTSKKSRNGLEAVKCTIERVLVLVLSQLVDRVLAEEQLFSNHPPTENCKLLWIHGEAVAFYSFKQKDESVLGVSSPLSAGMMAVCKKFLIQHKEHRDVLYEVEAPSSWIQRRNIWLNIQIGRYSRSKSSSSSVEVEKDEGTDQL, encoded by the exons ATGTTGATCCATTTTAACGCAGGAGGGACCGACAGAGAAAGAGCCAAGTTTCAAGTCCAA GCCATGTATCCTGTAGACCTGCCGTTAGTGGGCGCCAGTGAGCTGACCTCTGCATCTCTCCAGTACCTCTCTGCTTTAGAGTCAGAGCCAGCTCAGAGAGATTGGTTTCATTTACCGACCAAATCTAAG GTTGCTATAACAGCAGCCAATATAAAGCAGTTGCATCTTTTTAATGACAAACCTGAGTGTATTCTGTTGACTCTACATCTACCTGATGAACCCCAACAAG TTGTAGCATTGTATCTATGTGGAAATTGGTGGCATATAGATGATGTCTTACGAACATCTAAGAAATCTAGAAATGGTTTGGAGGCG GTCAAGTGCACTATAGAGAGAGTGCTAGTTTTGGTTCTCAGTCAGCTGGTGGATAGGGTTCTTGCAGAGGAGCAACTTTTCTCAAATCATCCCCCAACTGAGAACTGCAAACTGCTCTGGATACATGGAGAGGCAGTGGCCTTCTACAGCTTCAAGCAGAAAG ATGAAAGTGTACTAGGGGTCAGCTCTCCACTATCAGCAGGCATGATGGCAG TGTGCAAAAAGTTTCTGATACAACACAAAGAACACAGAGATGTTCTTTATGAAGTTGAGGCTCCCAGCAGCTGGATTCAGAGACGAAACATCTGGCTCAACATCCAGATCGGACGCTACTCTCGAT CTAAGAGCAGCTCATCATCTGTGGAAGTAGAGAAGGATGAGGGGACTGATCAACTGTAA
- the fam169b gene encoding protein FAM169B isoform X1, with the protein MLIHFNAGGTDRERAKFQVQAMYPVDLPLVGASELTSASLQYLSALESEPAQRDWFHLPTKSKVAITAANIKQLHLFNDKPECILLTLHLPDEPQQVVALYLCGNWWHIDDVLRTSKKSRNGLEAVKCTIERVLVLVLSQLVDRVLAEEQLFSNHPPTENCKLLWIHGEAVAFYSFKQKGSLCENCISRCYELPVLDTIYVRGHCRRRGFGLLMLQDFCDMFPDESVLGVSSPLSAGMMAVCKKFLIQHKEHRDVLYEVEAPSSWIQRRNIWLNIQIGRYSRSKSSSSSVEVEKDEGTDQL; encoded by the exons ATGTTGATCCATTTTAACGCAGGAGGGACCGACAGAGAAAGAGCCAAGTTTCAAGTCCAA GCCATGTATCCTGTAGACCTGCCGTTAGTGGGCGCCAGTGAGCTGACCTCTGCATCTCTCCAGTACCTCTCTGCTTTAGAGTCAGAGCCAGCTCAGAGAGATTGGTTTCATTTACCGACCAAATCTAAG GTTGCTATAACAGCAGCCAATATAAAGCAGTTGCATCTTTTTAATGACAAACCTGAGTGTATTCTGTTGACTCTACATCTACCTGATGAACCCCAACAAG TTGTAGCATTGTATCTATGTGGAAATTGGTGGCATATAGATGATGTCTTACGAACATCTAAGAAATCTAGAAATGGTTTGGAGGCG GTCAAGTGCACTATAGAGAGAGTGCTAGTTTTGGTTCTCAGTCAGCTGGTGGATAGGGTTCTTGCAGAGGAGCAACTTTTCTCAAATCATCCCCCAACTGAGAACTGCAAACTGCTCTGGATACATGGAGAGGCAGTGGCCTTCTACAGCTTCAAGCAGAAAG GCAGTTTGTGTGAAAACTGCATCAGCCGATGCTACGAGCTTCCTGTTCTGGATACCATATATGTGAGGGGTCACTGTAGAAGGAGGGGCTTTGGACTACTCATGCTCCAGGACTTCTGTGATATGTTCCCAGATGAAAGTGTACTAGGGGTCAGCTCTCCACTATCAGCAGGCATGATGGCAG TGTGCAAAAAGTTTCTGATACAACACAAAGAACACAGAGATGTTCTTTATGAAGTTGAGGCTCCCAGCAGCTGGATTCAGAGACGAAACATCTGGCTCAACATCCAGATCGGACGCTACTCTCGAT CTAAGAGCAGCTCATCATCTGTGGAAGTAGAGAAGGATGAGGGGACTGATCAACTGTAA
- the ldhd gene encoding probable D-lactate dehydrogenase, mitochondrial, which translates to MFVRRSLRVFSCPLTALHCRTVYSRNLGVENVLSQFKSICGNEGVSVGEAVREQHGRDESMHKCRPPDAVVFPRCVEEVSALAKLCHIFNVPMIPFGTGTGLEGGVGALEGGVCFSLRNMDKIVDVHVEDMDVTVEPGVTRKMLNTYLRDTGLWFPVDPGADASLCGMAATSASGTNAVRYGTMRENVRNLEVVLADGTIIQTAGKGRRPRKTAAGYNLTNLFVGSEGTLGIITKTTLRLYGIPEAVVSAVCTFPSVQAAVDSTVQILQSGVPIARIEFLDDVMVDACNRYSSLSYPVKPTLFLEFHGSEDSLKEQVKVTEDITQTSGGSNFHWAQDAETRNHLWAARHNAWYAALALRPGCQAYSTDVCVPLSHLPQIIVETKEDLIKSNLTGPIAGHVGDGNFHCIMVVDPNDKDELNRLHSFTDRLARRALALDGTCTGEHGVGLGKMYLLPEELGCHTVHVMQSIKHTLDPKNLMNPGKVLLPFSRESQQG; encoded by the exons ATGTTCGTCAGGAGGAGTCTCCGTGTCTTTTCATGTCCCCTCACTGCGCTTCACTGTCGCACCGTCTACTCTCGG AATTTGGGGGTGGAGAATGTCTTGTCTCAGTTCAAGTCCATCTGTGGTAATGAGGGGGTCTCTGTTGGAGAGGCTGTGAGGGAACAGCATGGCAGGGACGAGTCCATGCACAA ATGTCGTCCTCCAGATGCAGTGGTGTTTCCTCGctgtgtggaggaggtcagTGCTTTGGCCAAGCTCTGTCATATCTTTAATGTGCCCATGATCCCATTTGGAACAGGCACAGGTCTGGAGGGAGGAGTCGGCGCACTGGAA GGGGGAGTTTGTTTCAGTTTAAGAAACatggacaagatcgtggatgtGCATGTGGAGGACATGGATGTGACAGTAGAACCTGGTGTGACCCGGAAAATGCTCAACACTTATCTCCGAGACACAGGCCTCTGGTTTCCAGTCG ATCCGGGGGCAGATGCATCGCTGTGTGGGATGGCTGCCACCAGTGCATCTGGTACAAATGCGGTCCGTTATGGCACAATGAGAGAGAATGTCCGGAACCTGGAGGTGGTGCTGGCTGATGGGACCATTATACAAACTGCAGGGAAGGGGCGTCGACCCAG AAAGACAGCTGCTGGGTACAACCTGACAAACCTGTTTGTTGGCTCAGAAGGCACTCTTGGCATCATCACCAAGACCACTCTCCGTTTGTATGGGATCCCAGAGGCAGTGGTCTCTGCTGTGTGCACCTTCCCCTCTGTCCAGGCCGCTGTGGATAGCACTGTGCAGATCCTACAGTCAGGAGTGCCCATTGCTCGCATTG AGTTTCTGGATGATGTCATGGTGGATGCCTGTAATCGCTACAGTTCCCTGTCCTACCCTGTGAAACCCACTCTCTTCCTGGAGTTTCATGGGTCTGAGGACAGCCTGAAGGAGCAGGTCAAGGTAACGG AGGACATAACACAGACAAGTGGAGGGTCAAATTTTCACTGGGCTCAGGATGCAGAAACCCGTAACCACCTGTGGGCCGCCCGTCACAATGCCTGGTATGCTGCCCTGGCTCTCAGACCAGGCTGTCAG GCTTACTCCACCGATGTGTGTGTTCCTCTGTCTCATCTGCCACAAATTATAGTGGAAACAAAGGAGGATCTCATTAAGAGCAATTTGACAG GTCCCATAGCCGGGCATGTGGGAGATGGGAACTTCCACTGCATCATGGTGGTGGATCCCAATGACAAAGATGAGTTGAACAGGCTGCACTCATTCACAGACAGACTGGCCAG GCGAGCGCTGGCCTTGGATGGGACGTGCACAGGAGAACATGGAGTGGGCCTGGGGAAAATGTACCTGCTCCCGGAGGAGCTGGGCTGTCACACAGTTCATGTGATGCAGTCCATAAAACACACTCTGGACCCCAAGAACCTAATGAACCCTGGCAAAGTACTGCTACCATTTTCCAGAGAGTCACAGCAGGGTTAA